TGGAATGGGGCGGCTATCCGATTCTGCGCTTTGACGAACTGCCGGAGGTGGATGTGCAGCTGCTGGATAACCCCGATCGGCCGCCGATGGGGGCCGGCGAGTCCGCCTCGGTGCCCAGCGCCGCCGCCATTGCCAATGCGCTGTTTGACGCGCTGGGCGTCCGCCTGCGGGAAGTGCCGTTCACTCCCGAACGCATTCTGCAGGCCCTGACCACCGCTCACTGACGCCCGACGGCAAGGAAACCACCATGAAGAGTAAAAGCAAAAAAGTTCTCGGCTGGGGCGCTGCGGTTGTCGCCATCGCCGCAGTTGGCGCCGGCATCGCCAGCTGGCAGCCGTCCATCGCCCCGCTGAAGGAGACGGATCACCAGACGTTCAGCGCCGAACAGATCGCCCGCGGCGAAAAGCTCGCGGCGCTCGGCGACTGCGCCGTCTGCCATACCCGCCCCGGCGGTGAACGCAATACCGGCGGCCTGGCGATGACGATCCCGTTCGGCACCATCTACTCCACCAATATCACGCCGGATCGCGAAACCGGCATCGGCAGCTGGAGCTATCCGGCCTTTGAGCGCGCCATGCGCCACGGCGTCGATCGCGACGGCCACTATCTGTACCCGGCGTTCCCGTACACCTCCTTCACCCGCACCAGCGATGAGGATCTGCAGGCGCTGTACGCCTGGCTGATGTCGCAGCCGCCGGTGCGCTACCAGCCGCCGGAAACCAGGCTGAACTTCCCGTTCAATATCCGTCAGGGGATCGCCGCCTGGAACTGGCTGGTTCTGCAGCCCGGCGCCATGCAGCCCGATCCGGCGCACGACCGGGCCTGGAACCGCGGCGCCTACCTGACCGAAGGGCTGGGCCACTGCAGCGCCTGCCACTCGCCGCGCAATATGCTGTTTGCCGAACAGGGCGGCAAGGCGCATCTGTCCGGCGGCGTCGCCGAAGGCTGGAACGCGCCGGCGCTGACCGCGCACTCCAACGCGCCGATTAGCTGGAATTACGCCGATCTGCTGGGCTTTATGCGCAGCGGCTATTCCGCCAATCACGGCGTGGCCGCCGGCCCGATGGGCCCGGTGGTGAATGAGGGACTGTCGCAGCTGCCGGAAGAGGATCTGCAGGCGATGGCCGTCTATCTGGCCTCGTTCAATCAACCGCAGCCGGACGACGATGCGGCCGCGGTGAAACAGCAGTTGCTGCACCGTGAGACGCAGGCAAAAACGCTGGCCTCGGAGGGCGCACGCCTGTATTCCGGCGCCTGTATGGCCTGCCATGCGCAGTCGGAAGGAGCGCCGCTGGCCGGGGTGCGTCCGGCGTTGTCGCTCAATACCAACCTGAACGACGCCAGCCCCGACAACGCCATCCGCGTGGTGCTGAACGGCATTGCCGCGCCGGCGCTCGGCACCATGCCGGCGTTCGCCGGCCACCTCAGCGACCGGCAAATCGCCGTGCTGCTGAACTACCTGCGCACCGAGCAGGCGGGCAAAGCCGCCTGGCCGGATCTGCAACAGCGGGTGACCGCGCTGCGCAACGCGCGGTAATCCGCCGTTCCCGGCCCGCTGCGGGCCGGGACGTTACTCTCCCTGCGCCAGATCCGCCACCACCTGGCGGTAGGCGGCAATCGCCAACGCCACGTCCGGCGTCGCCACCGCTTCCGCCGGATGATGGCTGATCCCTCCCTTGCAACGCACAAACAGCATGCCGACCGGCCAGCGTTCCGCCATGGCGATGGCGTCATGCCCCGCGCCGCTCGGCAGCGACAGTGAACGCCCCTGCACCTGCCGCACCGCCTGCTCCAGCGCCGTCTGCAGCCGCGCGTCGCACGGGGTGGCGCCGATGTGATAATACGCCTGGGCGTCAAAACGCAGCCGACGCCGCCCGGCAATCGCCTCGGCCTCGGCCAGCAGCGTCTGCAGCAGCGCCGCCAGCGGCGCATCCTGCGGGCCGCGAATGTCCAGCGACAGCCTGA
The nucleotide sequence above comes from Serratia rhizosphaerae. Encoded proteins:
- a CDS encoding c-type cytochrome; protein product: MKSKSKKVLGWGAAVVAIAAVGAGIASWQPSIAPLKETDHQTFSAEQIARGEKLAALGDCAVCHTRPGGERNTGGLAMTIPFGTIYSTNITPDRETGIGSWSYPAFERAMRHGVDRDGHYLYPAFPYTSFTRTSDEDLQALYAWLMSQPPVRYQPPETRLNFPFNIRQGIAAWNWLVLQPGAMQPDPAHDRAWNRGAYLTEGLGHCSACHSPRNMLFAEQGGKAHLSGGVAEGWNAPALTAHSNAPISWNYADLLGFMRSGYSANHGVAAGPMGPVVNEGLSQLPEEDLQAMAVYLASFNQPQPDDDAAAVKQQLLHRETQAKTLASEGARLYSGACMACHAQSEGAPLAGVRPALSLNTNLNDASPDNAIRVVLNGIAAPALGTMPAFAGHLSDRQIAVLLNYLRTEQAGKAAWPDLQQRVTALRNAR